The following proteins are encoded in a genomic region of Arthrobacter jiangjiafuii:
- the rplC gene encoding 50S ribosomal protein L3, which translates to MSTSLTRQVKGLLGTKLGMTQVWDENNKLIPVTVVKADSNVITQLRNAEKDGYTAVQIGYGQIDPRKVTKPLAGHFEKAGVTPRRHVVELRTADADTYELGQELSVEIFEAGQKVDVTGTSKGKGFAGVMKRHGFHGVGASHGAHKNHRKPGSIGGASTPGRVFKGMRMAGRMGAVRHTTMNLTVHGVDAEKSLLLIKGAVPGARGQVVLVRTAVKGA; encoded by the coding sequence ATGTCTACTTCACTTACACGCCAGGTCAAGGGCCTTCTGGGCACCAAGCTGGGCATGACCCAGGTCTGGGACGAGAACAACAAGCTCATCCCCGTCACCGTCGTCAAGGCTGACTCAAACGTCATTACACAGCTGCGCAACGCGGAAAAGGACGGCTACACCGCCGTTCAGATCGGCTACGGCCAGATCGACCCGCGCAAGGTGACCAAGCCGCTGGCCGGCCACTTTGAAAAGGCAGGCGTTACGCCTCGCCGCCACGTTGTCGAACTGCGCACCGCTGACGCCGACACCTACGAGCTGGGCCAGGAACTCTCTGTTGAGATTTTCGAAGCCGGCCAGAAGGTCGACGTCACCGGAACCTCCAAGGGTAAGGGTTTCGCCGGTGTCATGAAGCGTCACGGCTTCCACGGCGTCGGTGCCTCTCACGGTGCACACAAGAACCACCGTAAGCCCGGTTCCATCGGTGGCGCATCCACCCCGGGCCGCGTCTTCAAGGGTATGCGGATGGCTGGCCGTATGGGCGCCGTCCGCCACACCACGATGAACCTCACGGTTCACGGTGTGGACGCCGAGAAGTCGCTGCTGCTGATCAAGGGTGCCGTACCCGGCGCCCGCGGCCAGGTCGTCCTCGTACGCACCGCCGTGAAGGGAGCTTAG
- the rplV gene encoding 50S ribosomal protein L22 — MEAKAIARHIRVTPMKARRVVNLVRGKQANEALAILKFAPQAASEPVLKVVQSAMANARVLADRDGLAFDEGDLFISDAFVDEGPTMKRFQPRAQGRAYRINKRTSHVTVVVATPKIEEER, encoded by the coding sequence ATGGAAGCCAAGGCAATTGCGCGTCATATCCGCGTAACGCCTATGAAGGCCCGGCGCGTCGTCAACCTTGTTCGTGGCAAGCAAGCGAATGAGGCTCTGGCAATTCTGAAGTTTGCCCCCCAGGCAGCATCGGAGCCGGTACTTAAGGTAGTTCAGTCGGCCATGGCCAACGCACGAGTCCTCGCGGACCGTGACGGCCTGGCCTTCGACGAGGGTGACCTCTTCATCAGCGATGCATTCGTTGACGAAGGGCCCACCATGAAGCGGTTCCAGCCCCGTGCACAGGGCCGCGCGTACCGCATCAACAAGCGGACCAGCCACGTCACCGTGGTTGTCGCAACCCCCAAAATCGAGGAGGAACGCTAA
- the rpsJ gene encoding 30S ribosomal protein S10: MAGQKIRIRLKSYDHEVIDVSARKIVETVTRAGATVVGPVPLPTEKNVYCVIRSPHKYKDSREHFEMRTHKRLIDIIDPTPKAVDSLMRLDLPADVNIEIKL, encoded by the coding sequence ATGGCGGGACAAAAAATCCGCATCCGGCTGAAGTCGTATGACCACGAGGTCATCGACGTATCAGCACGGAAGATCGTTGAGACGGTCACGCGTGCAGGCGCAACGGTAGTGGGCCCCGTGCCCCTGCCCACGGAAAAGAACGTTTACTGCGTTATCCGTTCGCCGCACAAGTACAAGGACAGCCGCGAGCACTTTGAAATGCGCACGCACAAGCGTCTGATCGACATCATTGACCCCACGCCTAAGGCCGTTGACTCGCTGATGCGTCTTGACCTGCCTGCTGACGTGAACATCGAAATCAAGCTGTAG
- the rplB gene encoding 50S ribosomal protein L2, with translation MGIRKYKPTTPGRRGSSVADFTEITRSTPEKSLVRPLPKKGGRNNTGKITTRHKGGGHKRQYRLIDFRRHDKDGVDARVAEIEYDPNRTARIALLHYVDGTKRYIIAPNKLSQGDHVEAGAGADIKPGNNLPLRNIPVGTTIHAVELRPGGGAKMARSAGASVQLVAKEGRFAQLRLPSGEIRNVDARCRATIGEVGNAEQSNINWGKAGRMRWKGVRPTVRGVAMNPVDHPHGGGEGKTSGGRHPVNPNGKREGRTRRPNKESDNLIVRRRRSGKNKR, from the coding sequence ATGGGAATCCGTAAATACAAGCCGACTACACCGGGCCGTCGCGGCTCGAGCGTAGCCGACTTCACCGAAATCACGCGGTCGACGCCGGAAAAGTCGTTGGTACGCCCGCTGCCCAAAAAGGGTGGACGTAACAACACCGGTAAGATCACGACCAGGCACAAGGGTGGTGGACACAAGCGTCAGTACCGTCTGATCGACTTCCGCCGCCACGACAAGGACGGCGTCGACGCTCGCGTTGCCGAGATCGAATACGATCCGAACCGTACCGCTCGCATTGCGCTGCTGCACTACGTTGATGGCACCAAGCGTTACATCATTGCTCCGAACAAGCTCAGCCAGGGCGACCACGTAGAGGCCGGAGCCGGAGCTGACATCAAGCCCGGCAACAACCTGCCCCTGCGCAACATCCCCGTGGGTACCACTATCCACGCCGTTGAGCTGCGTCCGGGTGGCGGCGCCAAGATGGCCCGCTCCGCCGGTGCATCTGTTCAGCTTGTCGCCAAGGAAGGCCGCTTCGCCCAGCTGCGTCTGCCTTCCGGCGAAATCCGCAACGTTGACGCACGCTGCCGCGCCACGATCGGCGAGGTCGGCAACGCCGAGCAGTCGAACATCAACTGGGGTAAGGCCGGCCGTATGCGCTGGAAGGGCGTACGCCCGACCGTCCGCGGTGTCGCCATGAACCCGGTCGACCACCCGCACGGTGGTGGTGAAGGTAAGACCTCCGGTGGACGCCACCCGGTCAACCCGAACGGTAAGCGCGAAGGCCGCACACGCCGCCCCAATAAAGAGAGCGACAACCTCATTGTGCGTCGCCGTCGTTCCGGCAAGAACAAGCGATAG
- the rpsS gene encoding 30S ribosomal protein S19, translating to MPRSLKKGPFVDQHLFLKVAAENEKGTKNVIKTWSRRSMIIPDMLGHTIAVHDGRKHIPVFVTESMVGHKLGEFALTRTFRGHVKDDRKGKRR from the coding sequence ATGCCACGCAGCCTGAAGAAAGGCCCCTTCGTCGACCAGCACCTGTTCCTTAAGGTAGCGGCCGAAAACGAAAAGGGCACCAAGAACGTCATCAAGACGTGGTCCCGTCGTTCGATGATCATCCCCGACATGCTCGGGCACACGATCGCCGTACATGACGGACGTAAGCACATTCCGGTGTTTGTCACGGAGTCGATGGTCGGGCACAAGCTCGGCGAATTCGCCCTGACGCGGACATTCCGCGGCCATGTGAAGGACGACCGCAAGGGCAAGCGCCGCTAG
- the rplW gene encoding 50S ribosomal protein L23, with product MSATTAKDPRDVVLAPVVSEKSYGLIDEGKYTFLVDPRSNKTEIKLAVEKIFSVKVDSINTINRAGKRKRTKFGWGQRKNTKRAIVTLKDGTIDIFGGPLS from the coding sequence GTGAGCGCGACCACCGCAAAGGACCCTCGCGACGTGGTGCTGGCACCCGTCGTTTCGGAAAAGAGCTACGGCCTGATCGACGAAGGTAAGTACACCTTCCTGGTCGACCCCCGCTCCAACAAGACCGAGATCAAGCTGGCCGTGGAGAAAATCTTCTCCGTCAAGGTCGACTCGATCAACACCATCAACCGTGCCGGTAAGCGTAAGCGGACCAAGTTCGGATGGGGACAGCGCAAGAACACCAAGCGCGCCATTGTCACCCTGAAGGACGGCACAATCGACATCTTCGGCGGTCCGCTCAGCTAG
- the rplD gene encoding 50S ribosomal protein L4, giving the protein MANETTVEFPAALFDVQTNVPLLHQVVVAQLAAARQGTHKTKTRAEVSGAGRKPFKQKGTGRARQGSIRAPHMTGGGVVHGPTPRDYSQRTPKKMIAAALRGALSDRARNGRIHVLETLVAGETPSTKAARDTLRSLSDRKNMLVVIERANDVAALSVRNLTDVHVIYVDQLNTYDVLVADDVVFTKAAYDEFVGKNTVKEDAK; this is encoded by the coding sequence ATGGCTAACGAAACCACTGTTGAATTCCCCGCAGCGCTCTTCGACGTTCAGACGAACGTTCCTCTTCTGCACCAGGTAGTAGTTGCTCAGCTTGCAGCTGCACGCCAGGGAACGCACAAGACGAAGACCCGCGCAGAGGTGTCCGGCGCAGGCCGCAAGCCGTTCAAGCAGAAGGGTACCGGCCGCGCCCGTCAGGGTTCCATCCGTGCTCCTCACATGACCGGTGGTGGCGTTGTCCACGGACCGACGCCCCGCGACTACAGCCAGCGCACCCCCAAGAAGATGATTGCCGCCGCCCTGCGCGGAGCACTCTCCGACCGGGCACGCAACGGCCGCATCCACGTGCTGGAAACCCTGGTAGCCGGCGAAACGCCGTCGACCAAGGCTGCACGCGACACGCTGCGTTCACTTTCCGACCGCAAGAACATGCTCGTTGTCATCGAGCGCGCCAATGACGTTGCTGCACTTTCCGTGCGTAACCTCACCGATGTTCACGTGATCTACGTAGATCAGCTGAACACCTACGACGTGCTTGTTGCCGATGACGTGGTCTTCACCAAGGCTGCCTACGACGAGTTCGTCGGCAAGAACACTGTCAAGGAGGACGCCAAGTGA